The Alteribacter populi genomic sequence AATTCTTTGACACTTACAGTCTTCAACATGAAAAACTGCCCCTTTCCAACCAACGATCGATTATCACTATTAAGTGGGTGTTCAAAAGAGAGGACAAAAAGAGCCGAGATGTCGAGGCGGCGCAGCTTGGAGCGTAAAGCTGGTCGCTTCGTCAGCCATACCACACTCCGGAAAAGTGTTTTTCTTTTCCAAGGAACAGAGCGTATGGTGTTAATACGTGAGTAGCGTAGGAGCAAGCTAACGAGCTTCCCCAGGACGGGGTGATTCCTGCGTTCTCACAGGTCGTGGTGGTATTTAGCAGGAGATCCTATTCTTCGACAGCAATTTTTCCCGGTCTTTTTGAACATCCTCTTTAAGCAACACGTGATGGGAAGATGAAAAGCTAGTCTTGCTACCACCTTCCTCACGAATTACTTTTAGTCCATGTTTCTAAGATTTATTCGATTGATTGAATGAATTCAAGTGATTCGTGCAACTCATCTTCTGGAAGTGGAGCAAATCCAGTTTCTCCAGCAAAGTCATTGGCTATTTCAAAAACATACTCAGCAAAAGCTTTTACTTCCGGTTTTTCTTTAGCAGAATCAAGGTTTAAGTTTGTGAATACCGGACGTGTAAACGGTCCATAAGCTCCGTCTTCTTTGATCGTATCAAGAGAGGGTTCAACCGGTCCTTCGCCAAAATCAACTGCTACCGCTTGAAGGCTATCCGTATTGCTTGCATAGTATCCGTAACCGAAGAAGCCAATCCCGTTTACATCTTCAGAAACTAAATTCACGAGTGTTGAATACTCTTGTTGAAGATTAATGGTTTGGACCAGGTCTTGCTCTTCAATAATTTCTTGAACGAAAAATTCATTTGTGCCATGATTTTCATTCGGTCCATAAAAGTTAACCGGCTCTTCAGGCCACTCTGAACGAATATCTGACCATAAAACTTCATCATCGTCTTTATAAGTACCTGTTACAAACATTTCGATAATTTCTTCTTCCGTCAGTTCAGTAGCCCAATCATTATCTGGATGAATGACAATCGTTAATCCATCTAACGCTACTTTAAATTCCCGAGATTCAATGCCGTTCTCTTCTAATTGTTCAATCTCTTCATTTCTAATTTCACGAGAGGCATTTGAAAAATCTGTTTCCCCAGCAACGAACTTACTCATCCCTGCGCTCGTCCCTGCCCGACTTACTTCAACACTCACATTTTCTTGCTCATTAATCATAAATTCCTCAGCAATTCGAGACATTAAAGGATAAACAGTACCAGAACCGTCAATCGAAACGGTACCAGAGAGTTCTTCATTAGTAACTTCATTCGTTTCATCAGAATTGTTTGCGGAATTAGAATCTGAACCCTCGCTTACACTAACCTCTCCTTCTCCTGCACCACAAGCTGCTGTAATGACCATAAACCCTGCTACGACAACTGATAACCCAAATTTTTTCACGACAACATCCTCCTCATCACGAGTGATTTCTTTTTTTGTGTGACGCTCTCTCTTACAATTGCTAGTATAGTAGAGCAATATTAAGGAGAAATAAACGCAATGTAAATCGTTTGTGAAAGAATTGTAAATGACGGGGGACTGTCCCCGCACAATTTTGTGTAAAATTGTGTAAGGGACAGCATGTCTAAAAGCCAGGCAGTTAAATACTGCCTGGCTTCTTTGAATTTGTATTTTATTAAATTTCCGTACGATTATTTTCTAGAATAACTTGAATAACATGTAGAATAATACGTAAAACTAGTAGAATTATTTGAGTGTCAGTCAGATAGAATTATATGCTGAACTGACTCTATAATACGCTTATTCTAAAAGGATCTTTTCCTTTTATACCTCAAATACCTGTCCACTCCTAGCCAAAGTCACCTCGCCTCCGAATACGTCAGAAGCTTCATGAATGAGCTCGTCTCGCTGCCCAAAATGCGGCAAATGGGATAACACAAGTTTCCCAACGTTGGAAGCCTGAGCGAGCTTTCCGACTTCTTCACTATTCATATGCCCGTAACTAGCAGCAGGCTGACCTTTATAAAAGCTGGTCTCAGCAATGAGCAGGTCAGCGCCACGACAAAACTCCTCAAGCGATTCTTGATAAGAGGTATCAGCTGTATATACTAACGTTCGACCACCTGCCTCTACTCGAATTGCAAAACAAGGTACCGGATGTGTCGTCCTTTTAAACGAAAACGTCATTTCCCCGAGCTGTAGTTTCTCGTCTTCTGAATACGGAAGCCCTTCCGTAAAAGGTTTTTTCGTCAATCTAGCATAAGCAGCCTCGTCCTCTTTATGTCCATAAATGAGCAATGTATCACTTGTACGATTTAAGTTTTGATCGACAACTCGGCTGTATTGAAGCACCCCTACATCTGCCACGTGATCAGCGTGATAGTGAGACAGGACCACCGCGTCTATATCTTTTAATTCTGTATAGTGTTGCAGCTGTGAAACGGCTCCGCTGCCGCAATCAATTACGACCTTCATCCCGCCATGTTCGATTAAGTAGCACGACGTTGCTTCCCCACGTTCCGGATAAGCCCCCCAAAACCCAACGATCGTAATCTTCATTTTTGAACACCTCTCCTTATTACAAAATGCGCGGCCACCCGTACATGAATTGACCAGCTCTTAACAATATATTAAACGAACACTCTTAATTTATTCAATTCATTAGGTGTGGCTATAAGTATCGATTATCTTTTAAGAAAGGCTTTTTCAATGTAGGAATTATTCGAAAAAAGTCGGGAGGAAGCACCCCAAAATTCAAGAGGATCCCTAACCTCCGCAAAATCAAAACATAAAAAAACCCCAACGAATGCTAACGCACCGTTAGGGTTTTCTTCTACTGATTTACGCTTCTTGAACTTCTGGGTATACACTTACGCGTTTGCGATCGCGTCCCACACGTTCAAATTTAACAACGCCGTCAACTTTTGCGAACAACGTGTCGTCGCCGCCTTTACCAACGTTTACACCTGCGTAAATACGTGTTCCGCGTTGACGTACAAGGATAGATCCACCAGTAACAGACTGACCGTCTCCACGTTTAGTACCTAAACGTTTAGAGATGGAGTCACGACCGTTTTTCGTACTACCTACCCCTTTTTTCTGGGCGAAAAATTGAAGATCCAGTTTCAAAAACATGGCTCTCACCTCCTGTTTACTTGGATGTACTCTCCGTATTGTTCTTCCAGCATGGAAAATGATACGACGAGCCCTTCTAAGAGCAGCTGTACTTTCTCATACGTATCATTCCCGAGATCACTCGGAACGTGACAGCGGAGAAAGCCACCTTCCTTCCCCATTTGTACAGGGAGTTCAAGTTTACAAAGCTCAGCTATTGCATTAATCGTTCCAAACGACAAAGCAGAGGCTGCGGCACACACAAGGTCGTGACCATGTGGACCGGAATCAGCATGTCCTTCCATCGTAAAGGAAGCTAAATGCTTATTTTCATTTCGCTCAATCGTTACTCTAATCATAAGAGCCCTCCGATTAAACGGTGATTGAATTGATTGTAACTTTTGTGTAAGGTTGACGGTGTCCTTGCTTACGACGGTAGTTCTTACGCTTCTTCATTTTGTAAACGATTGTCTTCTTTCCGCGGCCGTGTTTTTCAACTTTAGCAGAAACGGAAGCACCATCTACGAATGGAGAACCAACTTTTGTTTCGTCACCACCGATTAGGATTACATGGTCAAACGTTACTGTTTCACCTTCAGCAGCGTCAAGCTTCTCAATGAAAACCTCTTGGCCTTCTTCCACTTTGACTTGCTTACCACCAGTTTCAATAATTGCGTACATTATGCGCACCTCCTTAAATACTCAGACTCGCCATTGCAGGTGCTTTCTATCCCTAATAACTAGGGGCAGCTCGCTTATAACCTGATCTGTGCGGTTGTAGCTCTTTGGGTGCAACCAAACAACTAACAAGAAACATCATATCATAGCACAAGAATCGGTGTCAATTCTGTTTTGTGACAGCATCAACTGCTTTCTGTCGCTCTCTTATAAAACGCTTCGACATCTTTTTTACCTGCTAACAAACGAACAGCAAAACCTTCTCTTGCCAAGCCACTCACTTCCCGGTAAAAAACAGTGAGACCCGTTGCGCGCTCTAGCTGTTTCACATAACTGCCTCCTTCAAGATATCGTGCGAGCGCTTCACTTACATCAACCATCGCCGCTTCCACGTTGTCATCTGATTCAAGAAATTCCCTTTCCAATGCAAAATATTGTGCTTGTCCCGATTTGACACTCCCTTGTCCATCACAAGCTGAACAAGTTTCAAGTAACCGATTTGCAACCGTGGAGCGCGATTTTTTCCTCGTCATTTCTACCAGTCCTAATTGCGTAAAGCCAATGACATTTGTACGTGTCCGGTCTTTTACCACCGCTTGCTTTAACGCTGTTAGAACCTCTCGCTTGCTCTCTTCTTTTTCCATATCGATAAAATCAATGAGGATGATCCCGCCGAT encodes the following:
- the rpmA gene encoding 50S ribosomal protein L27 translates to MFLKLDLQFFAQKKGVGSTKNGRDSISKRLGTKRGDGQSVTGGSILVRQRGTRIYAGVNVGKGGDDTLFAKVDGVVKFERVGRDRKRVSVYPEVQEA
- a CDS encoding PstS family phosphate ABC transporter substrate-binding protein, producing the protein MKKFGLSVVVAGFMVITAACGAGEGEVSVSEGSDSNSANNSDETNEVTNEELSGTVSIDGSGTVYPLMSRIAEEFMINEQENVSVEVSRAGTSAGMSKFVAGETDFSNASREIRNEEIEQLEENGIESREFKVALDGLTIVIHPDNDWATELTEEEIIEMFVTGTYKDDDEVLWSDIRSEWPEEPVNFYGPNENHGTNEFFVQEIIEEQDLVQTINLQQEYSTLVNLVSEDVNGIGFFGYGYYASNTDSLQAVAVDFGEGPVEPSLDTIKEDGAYGPFTRPVFTNLNLDSAKEKPEVKAFAEYVFEIANDFAGETGFAPLPEDELHESLEFIQSIE
- a CDS encoding MBL fold metallo-hydrolase — encoded protein: MKITIVGFWGAYPERGEATSCYLIEHGGMKVVIDCGSGAVSQLQHYTELKDIDAVVLSHYHADHVADVGVLQYSRVVDQNLNRTSDTLLIYGHKEDEAAYARLTKKPFTEGLPYSEDEKLQLGEMTFSFKRTTHPVPCFAIRVEAGGRTLVYTADTSYQESLEEFCRGADLLIAETSFYKGQPAASYGHMNSEEVGKLAQASNVGKLVLSHLPHFGQRDELIHEASDVFGGEVTLARSGQVFEV
- a CDS encoding ribosomal-processing cysteine protease Prp, which translates into the protein MIRVTIERNENKHLASFTMEGHADSGPHGHDLVCAAASALSFGTINAIAELCKLELPVQMGKEGGFLRCHVPSDLGNDTYEKVQLLLEGLVVSFSMLEEQYGEYIQVNRR
- the rplU gene encoding 50S ribosomal protein L21 → MYAIIETGGKQVKVEEGQEVFIEKLDAAEGETVTFDHVILIGGDETKVGSPFVDGASVSAKVEKHGRGKKTIVYKMKKRKNYRRKQGHRQPYTKVTINSITV